A section of the Elizabethkingia anophelis R26 genome encodes:
- a CDS encoding helix-turn-helix domain-containing protein: MEDYIITVGKRIKQIRKDKKLTINDIAQRADVSNGLISRVENGRTIPSLPVLFSLISALETDIALFFKDLPVQSKNPFLVFRKEEMRLIEKEENAEGFIYQHIFSKQFPFVGFECVLLEVHPNSKREQVVTDAFEFKFIISGECTYIIGEEEVLLKQGDSIFFDGRIPHVPVNKGNLSSIMLVVYFYINPE, from the coding sequence ATGGAAGATTACATTATTACTGTTGGAAAGAGAATCAAACAAATAAGAAAGGATAAAAAGCTTACAATTAATGACATTGCACAAAGAGCTGATGTAAGTAACGGTCTTATTTCCCGTGTGGAAAATGGACGTACGATTCCCTCCCTACCCGTATTATTTTCTCTGATTTCCGCTCTGGAAACAGATATTGCCTTATTCTTCAAAGATCTTCCTGTACAATCTAAAAACCCATTTCTAGTCTTCCGAAAAGAAGAAATGAGGCTGATTGAAAAGGAAGAAAATGCTGAAGGTTTTATATATCAGCATATATTCAGTAAGCAATTCCCTTTTGTAGGCTTCGAATGTGTACTATTAGAAGTACATCCAAACTCAAAAAGAGAACAGGTGGTTACCGATGCATTTGAATTTAAGTTTATAATCTCAGGAGAGTGTACTTATATCATTGGTGAAGAAGAAGTTCTGCTGAAACAGGGAGATTCTATATTTTTTGACGGAAGAATTCCGCATGTCCCTGTAAACAAAGGAAACCTCTCCTCCATTATGCTCGTTGTTTATTTCTATATTAACCCGGAATAA